A segment of the Streptomyces sp. NBC_00376 genome:
GTCGGATCGAGGAACAGCACTCATAACCGAAGGGTACCGGTCCCGGCTGCTCCGAGCGGGTGTCCCCGGTCTCACTCGAACGGGTGACCGGGGACAGTTCCCGAAAGACGGTCCGGCCACCCTCACCGATCGCGGTGGGCGGGTCGGCCGCCCGGCCGCCCATCCACCCCGCCGCTCGTTCAGCCGCGCTCGAATCGGTACCCCATGCCCGGTTCGGTGACGAAGTGCCGGGGGTGCGACGGGTCGGACTCCAGTTTGCGCCGCAGCTGGGCCATGTAGACCCGCAGGTAGTTGGTCTCGGTGCCGTACGAGGGCCCCCAGACCTCCTGGAGCAGCTGCTTCTGGCTGACCAGCCGGCCGCTGTTGCGGACCAGGACCTCCAGCAGGTGCCACTCGGTGGGGGTGAGCCGTACGTCGCGCCCCTCTCGGTGGACCTTCTTCGCCGCCAGGTCGACGGTGAACCCCTCGGTCTCGACGATCACGATGTCGTCGGAACCCTGCTGCCCGACGGGTTCGGCGCGGCGGACCGAGGCGCGCAGCCTGGCCAGCAGCTCGTCCATGCCGAACGGTTTGGTGACGTAGTCGTCCGCACCGGCGTCCAGGGCCTCCACCTTCTCGTCGGAGGTGTGGCGGGCGGACAGCACGAGGATCGGCACCCTGGTCCAGCCGCGCAGCCCCTTGATCACCTCGACGCCGTCCATGTCCGGCAGCCCGAGGTCGAGGACGACGACGTCGGGGTGGCGGGCGGCGGCGAGCTGGAGGGCGGTCGCGCCGTCGGGCGCCGCGTCCACCTCGTACTTGCGCGCCTTCAGGTTGATCACGAGGGCGCGTACGATCTGCGGCTCGTCGTCGACCACAAGCACCCGGGTCATGGGGGCCCTGCCTTTCTGCTGTACGGCGATCTCCCGGGACGTACCGGAGATCATGAGGTGAACTGCGTGCTCATGAGTCGGACTGCTTGGTCATGCGATGGACTGCTTGGTCGTGCGGTGGACTGCGTGGTCGTGCGGTGATCGTGCCGTTGGGTCATGGAGTGTCCCGCACG
Coding sequences within it:
- a CDS encoding response regulator, yielding MTRVLVVDDEPQIVRALVINLKARKYEVDAAPDGATALQLAAARHPDVVVLDLGLPDMDGVEVIKGLRGWTRVPILVLSARHTSDEKVEALDAGADDYVTKPFGMDELLARLRASVRRAEPVGQQGSDDIVIVETEGFTVDLAAKKVHREGRDVRLTPTEWHLLEVLVRNSGRLVSQKQLLQEVWGPSYGTETNYLRVYMAQLRRKLESDPSHPRHFVTEPGMGYRFERG